In one Alphaproteobacteria bacterium genomic region, the following are encoded:
- a CDS encoding serine/threonine protein kinase, whose amino-acid sequence MAYPAIDKYNEAVQKPPLAFVDPVLQKGHVASNAFGLPIALGGGFALTYTVSNSGKKFAVRCFHKEAKGLQERYAKISSTLAAISNSNFVGFQYQQSGIRVEGVLYPIVRMDWADGETLGIWLENNYKNKAALTQLLTSFRGLEKFLREKGIAHGDLQNGNVLVDKGTVKLIDYDGLFVPGLPPGQGNELGHKHFQHPKRQGSDFGPSMDRFSFIAIDLSLRALAEKPALFDKHSNGENILFSAGDYLDPASSAVFTDIRAIPSLTQDAEALAKICRAPIANVPSLDDFLAGRNIPATVVSFPAPGQRPAAAGLAMYVGAYDIIDASDYMAALRRAGDRVELVGRIVELKEAKTRYGRPYVFVNFGSWKGNIVKLSIWSDGLKKLTLKPDQSWVGRWISVVGLLEPPFINPKYNYSHISITIEEGNQYRFIDAAEAQRRLASIGKTVGTASATSGKNQAILATINGGSESLPGRIKKKSGKASPSPHPPVPPMSSNKQVLEQIRRQANAGVNTSTSGPSYQSRTLSGQGTSQTPTPPKSSKSGIPAWLVWVGVALFVFLLIKARH is encoded by the coding sequence ATGGCCTATCCCGCGATCGACAAATACAACGAAGCCGTCCAGAAGCCTCCGCTGGCCTTCGTCGATCCTGTCCTCCAGAAGGGACATGTGGCTTCGAACGCATTCGGCCTCCCGATCGCTCTCGGCGGCGGCTTTGCCCTGACTTACACGGTCAGCAACAGCGGCAAGAAGTTTGCTGTTCGCTGCTTCCACAAGGAAGCCAAGGGGCTGCAGGAGCGCTACGCCAAGATTAGTTCAACGCTGGCGGCGATTTCGAACTCCAATTTCGTGGGTTTCCAGTACCAGCAGTCGGGCATCCGCGTTGAAGGCGTCCTCTACCCTATCGTCAGGATGGACTGGGCCGATGGCGAGACCCTCGGCATCTGGCTGGAGAACAACTACAAGAACAAGGCGGCCCTCACCCAACTGCTCACCAGTTTTCGCGGCCTGGAGAAATTCCTGCGGGAAAAGGGCATCGCCCACGGCGATCTGCAAAACGGTAACGTCCTGGTCGACAAGGGCACAGTCAAGCTGATCGACTACGACGGTCTGTTCGTCCCGGGCCTGCCGCCCGGCCAAGGAAATGAACTGGGCCACAAGCATTTCCAGCACCCGAAGCGCCAAGGCTCGGATTTCGGTCCGAGCATGGATCGGTTCTCCTTCATCGCCATAGACCTCAGCCTAAGGGCTTTGGCCGAAAAGCCAGCCCTATTCGATAAACACTCGAACGGCGAAAACATTCTTTTCTCTGCGGGAGACTACCTGGATCCAGCCTCCTCGGCGGTTTTCACCGACATCCGCGCGATCCCGTCGCTTACCCAGGATGCCGAAGCGCTCGCCAAAATCTGTCGGGCACCGATAGCCAATGTTCCGTCGCTGGATGACTTCCTGGCTGGCCGGAACATTCCCGCCACCGTGGTCTCGTTCCCCGCACCAGGCCAGCGGCCCGCAGCGGCCGGTCTGGCAATGTACGTCGGCGCCTACGACATCATCGACGCAAGCGATTATATGGCCGCCCTGCGCCGTGCTGGCGATCGCGTTGAACTTGTCGGCAGAATCGTCGAGCTTAAGGAAGCCAAGACACGCTATGGTCGACCGTATGTCTTCGTTAACTTCGGCTCTTGGAAGGGGAACATCGTAAAGCTCTCTATCTGGTCCGACGGATTGAAAAAGCTGACGTTGAAGCCTGATCAATCGTGGGTTGGTCGGTGGATCAGCGTGGTCGGCCTGCTGGAGCCGCCGTTCATCAACCCCAAGTACAACTACTCCCACATCAGCATTACCATCGAAGAAGGGAACCAATATCGCTTCATAGACGCGGCAGAAGCCCAGCGTCGCCTGGCGTCCATCGGCAAAACGGTAGGCACCGCGTCGGCGACCAGTGGGAAGAACCAAGCAATTCTCGCCACGATCAATGGCGGAAGCGAATCCCTTCCAGGCAGAATCAAGAAGAAGTCTGGGAAGGCATCGCCGTCTCCGCACCCACCCGTGCCGCCGATGTCGTCTAATAAACAGGTGCTGGAACAAATTCGCCGGCAGGCGAATGCAGGTGTGAACACATCCACCTCTGGCCCCAGCTACCAAAGCAGAACTCTTTCAGGTCAGGGAACTTCGCAAACACCCACACCGCCAAAATCTTCCAAAAGCGGCATCCCAGCGTGGCTTGTCTGGGTGGGGGTGGCTCTGTTTGTTTTTCTTTTGATCAAAGCCCGTCATTAA
- a CDS encoding VWA domain-containing protein, giving the protein MAYTADISRANPTCFLFVIDQSGSMDEKMDSGKSKAEFVADVLNKTLYQLIIRSTRADGVRNYFEVGVIGYGGNGAGCGFRGGLNGAIVHPLSAVEANVLRVEERKKKVSDGAGGLVDQSVKFPIWFEPTNNGGTPMCEAMRKAAEVLVEWCDSHPASYPPTVIHVTDGQSTDGDPSQIAESLKLISTQDGQCLLFNLHIHTDEGAAVLFPSSEGGLPDEHSKMLFRMSSGFPSHLVAAAKAKGHNVSSEARFFGYKANIEEIVDFFEIGTQAANLR; this is encoded by the coding sequence ATGGCCTACACCGCCGACATCAGCCGCGCCAATCCGACCTGCTTCCTGTTCGTGATCGACCAGTCCGGGTCAATGGACGAAAAGATGGACTCGGGCAAAAGCAAGGCCGAATTCGTGGCCGACGTCCTGAACAAAACCCTATACCAGCTGATCATCCGCAGCACCCGCGCCGATGGCGTTCGCAACTATTTCGAAGTCGGTGTGATCGGATATGGCGGCAATGGTGCCGGTTGCGGCTTCCGAGGCGGCCTGAATGGTGCCATCGTCCACCCCTTGTCAGCGGTAGAAGCCAATGTCCTGCGCGTCGAGGAGCGTAAAAAGAAGGTCAGCGACGGCGCGGGTGGACTGGTCGATCAGTCGGTGAAGTTCCCGATCTGGTTTGAACCGACCAACAATGGCGGCACCCCGATGTGCGAGGCCATGCGCAAGGCTGCCGAGGTTCTGGTGGAGTGGTGCGACAGCCATCCGGCCAGCTATCCGCCGACCGTCATCCACGTCACCGATGGCCAGTCGACCGACGGCGATCCATCTCAGATCGCCGAGAGCCTCAAGCTGATTTCCACCCAGGACGGCCAGTGCCTGCTGTTCAACCTGCACATCCACACTGACGAGGGCGCGGCCGTGCTGTTCCCGTCGTCCGAGGGCGGTCTGCCGGACGAGCACTCCAAGATGCTGTTCCGCATGTCGAGCGGATTCCCGTCCCACTTGGTGGCGGCCGCCAAGGCAAAGGGCCACAATGTCAGCAGCGAAGCTAGGTTCTTCGGCTACAAGGCGAACATCGAGGAAATCGTCGACTTCTTCGAGATCGGCACCCAGGCAGCTAATCTCCGCTAG